A window of Pyrobaculum aerophilum str. IM2 contains these coding sequences:
- a CDS encoding glutamate--tRNA ligase, translated as MNVEEIAFKYALANAVKYGGKADVKAVMAKLMAEVPELRARAREVKQIVDAVVARVNSMPLEEQRRILRERWPELLEERRAEQRRPGLEGLPELPNVRGGVVVRFAPNPDFVLHLGSARPAILNYAYRIKYGGKFILRFEDTDPRIKSPLVTEEVNAYESIREDLRWLGVRWDEEYIQSQRMEIYYEHAKKLLEMGAAYVDLCKPEEWRRLRNEKKACPHREQPPEVNLELWDKMLEGRFKEGEAVLRIKTDLTHPDPSVRDWVAFRIIDTSKTPHPLTGDKYIVWPTYNFAVSIDDHLMGVTHVLRAQEHSVNTIKQSYVFRHFGWEQPVTIHFGRLRIEGATLSKSKLKAMRIKYDDLTLPTLAGLRNRGIVPEAIWDLILSVGIKPSDSTVALANLFAFNRKHIEPIADRYMYVADPVKLVFEADKELTAHVPFHPSFKERGERTYRLGPGRVEVYIQRRDAVAGKVVRLMELANVEIVRVEGDVAYGRIHSYSLDEAKKIGAPIIQWVWDPVEITVIKPAGVGRKEVEVGLGEGWLERVEVGKYVQFFRYGYLKKRGPREFVFLHD; from the coding sequence ATGAACGTTGAGGAAATAGCGTTTAAATACGCCCTAGCAAACGCAGTGAAATACGGCGGCAAAGCCGACGTCAAGGCCGTTATGGCAAAGCTCATGGCAGAGGTGCCGGAGTTAAGAGCCCGGGCCAGAGAGGTTAAGCAAATAGTAGACGCCGTTGTGGCGCGGGTCAACTCAATGCCTCTAGAAGAGCAGAGGAGAATTCTAAGAGAGCGCTGGCCGGAGTTGCTAGAGGAGAGGAGGGCGGAGCAGAGGAGGCCGGGGCTGGAAGGTTTGCCGGAGCTCCCAAACGTGCGCGGGGGGGTTGTAGTGCGCTTCGCCCCCAATCCCGACTTTGTTTTACACTTAGGCAGTGCGCGGCCTGCTATTTTAAACTACGCCTATAGGATTAAATACGGGGGGAAGTTCATATTGCGGTTTGAAGACACAGATCCCAGGATTAAGAGTCCGCTTGTGACTGAGGAGGTAAACGCCTATGAATCCATTAGGGAGGACTTAAGGTGGCTGGGCGTGAGGTGGGACGAGGAGTATATACAGTCCCAACGGATGGAGATATACTACGAACACGCCAAGAAGCTACTAGAAATGGGCGCCGCCTATGTGGACTTGTGCAAACCTGAGGAGTGGAGAAGGCTTAGAAATGAGAAAAAGGCGTGTCCCCACAGAGAGCAACCGCCCGAAGTTAATTTAGAGCTGTGGGATAAAATGCTGGAGGGGAGGTTTAAAGAGGGGGAGGCCGTGTTGAGAATAAAGACAGATTTGACGCACCCCGATCCCAGCGTCAGAGACTGGGTGGCCTTTAGAATTATAGACACGTCTAAGACCCCACACCCCCTGACGGGCGACAAGTACATCGTGTGGCCGACTTATAACTTCGCGGTTTCTATAGATGACCACTTAATGGGAGTTACCCACGTGTTGAGAGCACAGGAACACAGCGTTAATACCATTAAACAGTCATACGTATTTAGACACTTCGGCTGGGAGCAACCGGTCACTATCCACTTCGGCAGGCTGAGAATTGAGGGGGCTACTCTGAGTAAGTCTAAGCTAAAGGCCATGAGGATTAAATACGACGACTTGACTCTGCCCACGTTGGCGGGTCTTAGAAACCGCGGCATTGTGCCGGAGGCGATATGGGACCTCATACTGTCCGTCGGCATTAAGCCCTCGGACTCAACTGTGGCTCTTGCCAACCTATTTGCCTTTAATAGAAAACACATAGAGCCAATAGCCGATAGGTATATGTACGTGGCCGACCCCGTAAAGCTCGTATTTGAGGCCGACAAAGAGCTCACAGCCCACGTGCCGTTTCACCCCAGTTTTAAAGAGAGGGGGGAGAGGACGTACCGGCTGGGCCCCGGGCGGGTTGAAGTGTATATACAACGGCGCGATGCTGTCGCGGGAAAAGTGGTGAGGCTTATGGAGTTGGCCAATGTTGAGATAGTGCGAGTTGAAGGCGACGTGGCCTACGGGCGGATACACAGTTACAGCCTCGACGAGGCTAAAAAAATTGGCGCGCCCATAATTCAATGGGTCTGGGATCCCGTTGAGATCACCGTCATAAAGCCTGCGGGCGTGGGGAGGAAAGAGGTGGAGGTAGGGCTTGGAGAGGGCTGGCTGGAGAGAGTAGAGGTGGGCAAGTACGTCCAGTTTTTTAGATACGGCTATTTGAAAAAGAGAGGGCCAAGGGAATTTGTATTCCTCCATGACTAA
- a CDS encoding DUF192 domain-containing protein, with protein MALLIALYALLLYVSPFSSTSTIYIDGAPAVVYVADNVAKWSIGYMNVSSYDPRGVGAVGMLFLFPTNSTYCFWMKNTRLPLKMVWISGDTATTWALGTPYSTTPICGYGDKVLEVRTDVQTPKTIKIGEQRPLH; from the coding sequence ATGGCTTTACTCATAGCGCTGTATGCGCTGTTGCTGTACGTATCCCCCTTCTCCTCTACCTCTACGATTTACATAGACGGCGCCCCGGCCGTGGTCTACGTGGCCGACAACGTGGCTAAGTGGAGTATTGGCTATATGAACGTCTCCTCCTACGATCCCAGGGGGGTAGGCGCCGTGGGAATGCTGTTCCTCTTCCCCACAAACTCGACGTATTGCTTCTGGATGAAAAACACGCGCCTGCCGTTGAAAATGGTGTGGATTTCCGGAGACACGGCCACCACTTGGGCCTTGGGAACGCCCTACAGCACAACGCCGATATGCGGCTACGGCGACAAAGTGCTAGAGGTGAGGACAGACGTCCAGACTCCCAAGACTATTAAAATCGGCGAGCAACGACCTCTTCACTAA
- a CDS encoding HAD family hydrolase, producing the protein MNKMITFDVWGTLIPIDTAIKTVVDVLHKSLAGRVPFQTLHALVSEERRKMKLARREKHEVIPPVYVLLNIQKQLRNKGINAYFNVYQVQDAIDDAVAHMEVSPHEDAVDAIKLAKGEGYRVGIISNVLLWRSKATRKLLENLGIASLVDLQLYADDIGYVKPSVQIFEAAKTMLMGDVVPDVYLHVGDDFFEDFLGALMASYGAVLVDREGKYGKREVTESVPCRAYIIRSLKALSLILHEVETCATQA; encoded by the coding sequence GTGAACAAAATGATTACCTTTGATGTGTGGGGCACGCTTATACCTATTGACACAGCTATAAAAACTGTTGTGGACGTCTTGCACAAAAGCCTTGCCGGCAGAGTCCCCTTCCAGACGTTACACGCGTTAGTGAGCGAGGAGAGGAGGAAAATGAAGCTGGCCAGGAGGGAGAAGCACGAGGTAATTCCGCCCGTCTACGTGCTTCTTAACATTCAAAAACAACTGCGCAATAAAGGCATAAACGCCTATTTTAACGTGTATCAAGTACAAGACGCAATAGACGACGCCGTTGCTCATATGGAGGTATCCCCACACGAAGACGCGGTCGATGCCATTAAACTAGCTAAGGGGGAGGGATACCGCGTGGGCATAATTTCCAACGTATTACTGTGGCGGTCTAAAGCCACTAGAAAATTACTGGAAAACTTGGGCATCGCCTCCCTTGTCGACTTGCAATTATACGCAGACGATATTGGTTACGTAAAGCCTTCAGTACAGATATTTGAAGCGGCTAAAACTATGCTAATGGGAGACGTCGTGCCCGACGTATATCTCCACGTGGGAGACGACTTCTTCGAGGACTTCCTAGGCGCTTTAATGGCCAGTTACGGCGCCGTCTTGGTGGATAGAGAGGGCAAATACGGGAAGAGGGAGGTAACGGAGTCCGTGCCGTGCCGCGCCTATATAATAAGGAGCTTAAAAGCCCTGTCCCTCATCCTGCACGAAGTAGAGACTTGCGCTACCCAAGCCTAG
- a CDS encoding ABC transporter substrate-binding protein, whose product MDFKIIIGLILGIIIGILAASLIPAAAPAPQPQCPTSLDAIKKRGVLVLGTSADWPPYEYVEGGAVVGIDIDIAKKIAQSLGVRLEVRDMKFSALIEAVRRGDVDIVLADMAITPDREKQVLFSIPYQVDSSVVIAKRGARIQNVEDLKGKAVGVQVGTVQEDWAVKNLGNFSKIIRYDKVYPYMVEALRKGDLDAIIVGGVVGKALVKRFPEFEIVMSIGVRYSAAAMPLCAQDLKIQVDRVIYDMLQTGEMERLINSWVEKWLYS is encoded by the coding sequence GTGGATTTTAAAATTATAATCGGCTTAATTCTCGGAATTATAATCGGCATACTAGCCGCGTCTCTCATCCCAGCCGCGGCCCCGGCGCCACAGCCTCAATGCCCGACTTCGCTAGACGCCATTAAGAAGAGGGGGGTATTAGTTTTAGGCACTTCCGCCGACTGGCCCCCCTATGAATACGTCGAGGGAGGCGCGGTGGTTGGCATTGATATAGATATCGCGAAAAAAATCGCCCAAAGTCTTGGAGTGAGACTTGAGGTGCGCGACATGAAGTTCTCAGCCCTCATAGAGGCCGTGAGGAGAGGCGACGTCGACATCGTTCTCGCAGACATGGCCATTACGCCAGACCGCGAGAAACAAGTCTTGTTCTCAATCCCCTACCAAGTGGACTCCTCCGTGGTTATAGCAAAGAGAGGCGCGCGGATACAAAACGTCGAGGATTTAAAGGGGAAGGCCGTGGGGGTGCAGGTGGGAACAGTACAAGAGGACTGGGCGGTGAAGAACTTGGGAAACTTCTCTAAAATAATCCGCTACGACAAAGTATATCCGTACATGGTAGAGGCTTTGCGTAAGGGGGATTTAGACGCCATAATTGTCGGCGGAGTAGTGGGCAAGGCCTTGGTAAAGAGATTTCCAGAGTTTGAAATTGTGATGTCAATTGGGGTTAGGTACAGCGCGGCGGCCATGCCCCTCTGCGCGCAGGACTTGAAAATACAAGTGGACAGGGTGATATACGACATGTTACAGACGGGGGAGATGGAGCGGCTGATTAACAGCTGGGTTGAGAAATGGCTTTACTCATAG
- the cobB gene encoding NAD-dependent protein deacetylase codes for MAVDFTTDELDEVASLIARSSCNVALTGAGVSTASGIPDFRGPQGVWRRVDPEKFEISYFYNNPDEVWDLFVKYLLPAFNVKPNPAHYALAEMERLGKLCAVITQNVDRLHQAAGSKNVIELHGALEYAVCTNCGSKYALAEALKWRKSGAPRCPKCGGVIKPDVVFFGEPLPQDALREAFMLAEMAEVFMAIGTSLAVYPANQLPLVAKKRGAKLVIINADETYYDFFADYIIRGRAEEVLPKLLDRLRGMLF; via the coding sequence ATGGCGGTGGATTTCACAACTGACGAGCTCGACGAAGTAGCTTCCCTCATTGCCAGGTCTTCGTGTAACGTCGCCTTAACAGGCGCCGGCGTCTCCACGGCCAGCGGAATTCCCGACTTCCGAGGCCCCCAGGGGGTTTGGAGAAGAGTGGATCCCGAAAAGTTTGAAATAAGCTACTTCTACAATAACCCTGACGAAGTGTGGGACTTGTTTGTAAAATACCTCCTCCCGGCCTTTAACGTCAAGCCTAATCCTGCCCATTACGCTTTGGCCGAGATGGAGAGGCTGGGCAAGCTCTGTGCAGTTATTACTCAAAACGTGGATAGGTTGCATCAAGCCGCCGGCAGTAAAAACGTCATTGAGCTACACGGCGCTTTGGAATACGCCGTGTGTACCAACTGCGGCTCTAAATACGCGCTGGCGGAGGCGTTAAAGTGGCGCAAGTCGGGGGCGCCCAGATGCCCCAAGTGCGGCGGCGTGATTAAGCCAGATGTTGTCTTTTTCGGCGAGCCGCTTCCGCAAGATGCCTTGAGAGAGGCTTTTATGCTGGCGGAAATGGCGGAGGTTTTCATGGCCATTGGGACTTCCCTGGCTGTGTATCCGGCAAACCAACTGCCGCTTGTTGCGAAAAAACGGGGGGCGAAACTAGTAATAATTAACGCCGATGAGACTTATTACGACTTTTTCGCCGATTATATCATCAGGGGAAGGGCGGAGGAGGTCTTGCCGAAGCTGTTGGACAGACTCAGAGGCATGTTATTTTAA
- a CDS encoding DUF354 domain-containing protein: MTKLLFDALTPKQARIAAVLHLEGAKRGVEIVITCREYMHVGDMLRLYGVPHRCIGKYGVSLYEKLVFGLERQRELADIGAGVDAMLGFPSPDAARVIFGLGKPLIILNDTPHAAHVNRLVIPLSEVLISPAAVPEEAWRGYCPKKIVFFNGVFEYMWVSRFVPDAEAVRRLGLSPGTYVVFRPEEAHAAYYKWSYAEVRMRLIKELKEMGYVVVNVPRYPDQVIEGVVNITEAVDHLQLAYFSAGVITGGASMATEAALLGVPALSYFPGSYYVDKYLVEMGAPLYRCKELDSCLKAVRVMLQTGKTAPPKLEDPTQLILKVAEEVLSA; encoded by the coding sequence ATGACTAAGCTCCTTTTTGACGCTTTAACGCCAAAGCAGGCCAGAATAGCCGCTGTTTTACACCTTGAGGGGGCTAAACGCGGCGTTGAAATAGTTATTACCTGCCGGGAGTATATGCACGTGGGCGATATGTTGAGACTGTACGGAGTCCCTCATCGTTGCATCGGCAAATACGGCGTTTCGCTCTACGAAAAGCTCGTATTCGGCTTGGAGAGACAGAGGGAGTTGGCGGATATTGGGGCGGGGGTTGACGCAATGCTCGGCTTCCCCTCTCCCGACGCTGCCCGCGTGATCTTCGGCTTGGGCAAGCCGCTGATTATTTTAAACGACACGCCTCACGCCGCGCATGTTAATAGACTGGTCATACCGCTTTCAGAGGTGTTAATATCGCCGGCGGCTGTGCCCGAGGAGGCGTGGAGGGGGTACTGCCCTAAGAAAATCGTCTTCTTCAACGGGGTGTTTGAGTACATGTGGGTATCTCGCTTCGTCCCCGACGCTGAGGCAGTAAGGAGACTCGGCCTATCCCCGGGCACTTACGTAGTCTTTAGGCCTGAGGAGGCCCACGCGGCGTATTACAAGTGGAGTTACGCAGAGGTGCGCATGAGGCTGATAAAAGAGTTGAAAGAAATGGGTTACGTTGTGGTAAATGTGCCGAGGTATCCGGACCAGGTAATAGAAGGCGTCGTGAATATCACAGAGGCTGTTGACCATTTACAGCTTGCCTACTTCTCGGCCGGGGTTATCACAGGCGGCGCGTCCATGGCCACAGAAGCGGCGCTCCTTGGAGTGCCGGCGCTTTCATATTTCCCGGGGAGCTACTACGTAGATAAATATCTAGTTGAAATGGGAGCTCCGTTGTACCGGTGTAAAGAGTTGGATAGCTGTCTAAAGGCCGTGCGCGTAATGTTGCAGACTGGAAAAACGGCTCCTCCCAAATTGGAAGACCCCACGCAACTGATATTAAAAGTTGCTGAAGAGGTACTCTCAGCATAA
- a CDS encoding MinD/ParA family ATP-binding protein gives MKKIFFISGTKGGTGKTTLALNASVLLAYLWRESAHYPVVYLDLTPGVGTAALILLGDIMAPWGRPSLSDYIAGRLAEPLRAFYIRRWSTERGAFQIVFSYLSQDSPLSRRLLEQISSVVESRLRPKVMVIDMPPLSSETPVAGLVDFLVPVVTPDITAIETTRRYLDIVGGGRLRPVLNMYIPGYHVSVMHSMPWEKVVEDAFGEQPHVIPYDKLIQAARQALEVEVLKLRPAESPAVKAIIDYAKYLAARLG, from the coding sequence ATGAAGAAAATTTTCTTTATATCCGGGACAAAGGGTGGGACCGGGAAGACAACGCTGGCACTTAACGCCTCCGTGCTTTTGGCGTATTTGTGGAGAGAGTCGGCGCATTACCCCGTGGTTTACTTAGACTTAACTCCGGGGGTTGGCACTGCGGCTTTGATCCTCCTGGGGGATATAATGGCGCCGTGGGGTCGCCCCTCTCTGTCTGACTATATAGCTGGGAGACTGGCGGAGCCCCTGCGGGCCTTTTATATCAGGAGGTGGAGCACGGAGAGGGGGGCGTTTCAAATTGTCTTTTCGTATCTGAGCCAAGACTCCCCGTTATCTAGGCGGCTGCTGGAACAAATTTCAAGCGTAGTGGAGAGCAGGCTGAGGCCTAAGGTTATGGTTATAGACATGCCGCCTCTGTCCTCTGAAACCCCAGTGGCCGGCCTTGTGGATTTCTTAGTCCCAGTGGTTACGCCTGATATAACTGCAATAGAAACTACGAGGAGGTATTTAGACATTGTGGGGGGTGGCAGGCTGAGGCCTGTGTTGAATATGTACATACCGGGCTATCACGTCAGCGTAATGCATTCTATGCCGTGGGAGAAAGTCGTGGAGGACGCGTTCGGAGAGCAACCTCACGTAATTCCATACGACAAATTAATACAGGCGGCCCGCCAGGCGTTAGAAGTAGAGGTGTTAAAACTACGGCCGGCGGAGTCGCCCGCGGTTAAGGCTATAATTGATTACGCAAAATACCTCGCCGCTAGGCTTGGGTAG
- a CDS encoding CBS domain-containing protein has protein sequence MPLVKKRELPLRVSDIMVKNVITAKENEKIRDIAIKMYENRVGSVVIIDDEGKPIGIVTERDMVYVLARALPPDTPAWMVMTENPVVINENALVIEAMDKMRELNIRHLPVVDQSGKVVGMVSFRDIVDFTATLLSILR, from the coding sequence ATGCCGCTTGTAAAAAAGAGGGAGCTACCCCTCAGGGTTTCAGATATAATGGTTAAAAACGTCATTACGGCTAAGGAAAATGAAAAAATCAGAGACATTGCCATTAAGATGTATGAGAATAGAGTGGGAAGCGTGGTGATTATTGACGACGAGGGGAAGCCCATAGGGATTGTCACCGAGCGCGACATGGTATACGTGCTGGCCAGGGCCCTGCCTCCAGACACCCCTGCTTGGATGGTCATGACGGAAAACCCCGTGGTAATAAACGAAAACGCCTTAGTGATTGAGGCGATGGATAAAATGAGGGAGTTAAATATAAGACACTTGCCAGTGGTCGACCAGTCTGGCAAAGTAGTGGGCATGGTGTCGTTTAGAGACATCGTGGACTTCACGGCCACGTTACTATCCATACTTCGATGA
- a CDS encoding DUF309 domain-containing protein produces the protein MRYLLIVENPGYTPAHREELIKKVRALLPVISVRVAGPHVEVDVKTEDLERAKEAVERIVGGRVVDVVDITFEKVGGGVRRYVDLFNAERFWEAHNALEDLWRESRNPTLQGLILLAASFVKLQEGSPEKFERLMKEALALMQEDIDCVKIREVKEKAEKALVEKKPFKITCL, from the coding sequence ATGAGATACCTCCTCATAGTGGAAAACCCCGGATACACCCCGGCACACAGAGAGGAGTTAATAAAAAAGGTGAGGGCGTTGTTGCCAGTAATCTCGGTAAGAGTGGCGGGGCCTCACGTCGAAGTAGACGTTAAGACGGAGGATTTAGAGAGGGCGAAGGAGGCAGTGGAGAGAATAGTGGGCGGACGCGTTGTGGACGTCGTTGATATAACTTTTGAAAAAGTGGGAGGAGGCGTAAGGCGGTATGTAGACCTTTTTAACGCAGAGAGGTTTTGGGAAGCGCACAACGCGTTGGAAGACTTGTGGAGGGAGAGTAGAAATCCAACTTTACAAGGGCTCATCTTGCTGGCCGCTTCGTTTGTAAAACTCCAAGAGGGCTCCCCCGAAAAGTTCGAAAGGCTTATGAAAGAGGCCCTGGCCCTTATGCAAGAGGATATTGACTGCGTAAAGATTAGAGAGGTGAAGGAAAAGGCGGAAAAAGCCCTCGTGGAGAAAAAGCCCTTTAAAATAACATGCCTCTGA
- a CDS encoding nucleotidyltransferase family protein, with protein sequence MQAIILAGGFGKRLAPLTSETPKPLLTVGGKPILVRQIEWLKSFGITDIILAVGYLRHKIFEALGDGRKLGVRIFYSVEEEPLGTGGAVKNASIFLEEDPFVVVNGDVLTNLSVVKMAESLGDADGAIALVPLRSPYGIVEFDGEGFITRFREKPVLEGFYINAGVYVLRRRIIEELPDRGNIEETLFPRLAQQKRLKAVVFKDVFWRSVDSLKDLEEVDKFFGGNER encoded by the coding sequence GTGCAAGCAATAATCTTAGCTGGCGGGTTCGGCAAAAGGCTGGCCCCCCTCACCTCGGAGACTCCAAAACCGTTGCTCACAGTGGGGGGAAAGCCTATTCTCGTGAGGCAGATAGAGTGGTTAAAGAGCTTTGGCATAACGGACATAATACTCGCCGTGGGCTATCTCAGGCATAAAATCTTCGAGGCGTTGGGAGACGGGAGGAAACTCGGCGTGAGGATTTTTTACAGCGTTGAGGAGGAGCCTCTCGGCACCGGCGGGGCGGTGAAAAACGCCTCAATATTTCTAGAGGAGGACCCCTTCGTCGTGGTGAACGGCGACGTTTTGACTAATCTGTCGGTGGTCAAAATGGCCGAGTCTCTGGGAGATGCCGATGGGGCCATTGCCCTCGTCCCCCTGCGGAGCCCCTACGGCATTGTGGAATTCGACGGGGAGGGGTTTATCACAAGGTTTAGAGAGAAGCCGGTGCTAGAGGGCTTTTATATTAACGCCGGCGTTTATGTATTGAGGCGGAGGATTATAGAAGAGCTCCCCGATAGGGGTAACATTGAGGAGACGCTCTTTCCTAGGCTGGCGCAACAGAAAAGGCTGAAGGCCGTGGTTTTTAAAGACGTATTCTGGAGATCAGTCGACAGCCTAAAGGATCTAGAAGAGGTGGACAAGTTCTTCGGCGGTAATGAACGTTGA